A region of Takifugu flavidus isolate HTHZ2018 chromosome 2, ASM371156v2, whole genome shotgun sequence DNA encodes the following proteins:
- the sltm gene encoding LOW QUALITY PROTEIN: SAFB-like transcription modulator (The sequence of the model RefSeq protein was modified relative to this genomic sequence to represent the inferred CDS: substituted 1 base at 1 genomic stop codon), whose translation MATGAISIESKKLSELRVVDLKSELKRRGLDTSGVKSILLSRLRQALEDEGGDQENIQIPIPFEATPKKGGKTKGKKLDSDTDATGDETSFKENEEYESEKDVTDTDDGTRENSKPAPCEDGLSQPEAEVEGDTPELDAEPEADVGAEPEADAEVEPELDAEVEPDAEVEPALDTEAEPEEVEPDGDVEPEEAELDADTEPEEAELDADTEPEEAELDAELDADAEPEEAELDADAEPEEAEPDTDAEAEAMSSSKEAEDDHISVMIPNEDAITLDVDGDDLLDTGKHVKLPDYEKSTDEPEVSAEMGADDDMNEEESGAHKDEESRGEPSKKDGREALKTAEMGDKEKDSGKKGPSTTGASGQAKSSSRDRDSRSTKDEKGVIGGGGSSRNVWVSGLSSNTKAAALKNLFGKYGKVLSAKVVTNARSPGSKCYGLVTMSSSADVTRCISHLDCTELHGQKIFVSINDPFKKEDSKKEAEVKTSFNKPSDKRTSTATKMTNKITLAHKKEDKHLEKDKDLSNKQESKSGKSESSTSPPPMKDDRKHGKAKSPGKMMPINARRDSLLNMRPFRRGRYFDKPFVNVAIQRRPKWLIPPKWXGIIASSFEMMNKQRPFPHKGEDILPFEKMKEQRMRERMERVRRAAEIRRRREITERERREREERENLLRERQRLEMERQKLERERLERERLERERVRIEQERRKEAERILREREELRRQQEQLRYEQEKRNHLKRGREMEHGRRDDPYWNGNKKIQSVTDVRMHQGSNYSRQQRFSSFNPRERGRFPAATSEQPNTYDRRNRFDGEPDEKKRRPAPHRDNPGFERYPKNFESVRRTEPPHSSRAELHDTDRRDREERRPVPVHERHMGARSTMPSMSNRRSSRDGEPGWKNEGGMNASKGEIRGPMRMRTERSGRDGPGPSVRGGPSSSRGRSSFSERDGKSMTINNQPFTSGRQVVVERHSRESGLRKEWQGGSNSQERAFPDNRRMESRGSLMGSSSHSSSGLNRIVQITSNSIPSGGSTGGFKSYKGTPRQF comes from the exons ATGGCGACGGGTGCCATTTCCATAGAGAGTAAAAAATTATCCGAATTGAGAGTTGTTGATCTTAAGTCGGAGCTAAAGCGAAGGGGTTTGGACACGTCTGGCGTCAAGAGCATTCTTCTTTCGAGACTAAGACAG GCTCTTGAAGATGAAGGTGGTGACCAGGAAAATATTCAAATTCCGATTCCATTCGAAGCAACACCGAAGAAGGGTGGAAAAACTAAAG GGAAAAAGCTGGATTCAGACACAGATGCCACAGGGGATGAGACATCTTTTAAG GAAAATGAAGAGTATGAATCAGAAAAGG ATGTAACTGATACAGATGATGGTACTCGTGAAAATTCTAAGCCAGCTCCATGTGAGGATGGCCTCTCTCAGCCAGAGGCTGAAGTTGAGGGGGATACACCAGAGCTGGATGCTGAGCCAGAGGCAGATGTCGGGGCTGAACCAGAGGCTGATGCCGAGGTTGAGCCAGAATTGGATGCCGAGGTTGAGCCAGATGCCGAGGTTGAGCCGGCCTTGGATACAGAGGCTGAGCCAGAGGAGGTTGAGCCGGATGGTGATGTCGAGCCggaggaggctgagctggaTGCCGATACCGAGCCggaggaggctgagctggaTGCCGATACCGAGCCAGAGGAGGCTGAGCTGGACGCCGAGCTGGACGCCGATGCCGAGCCggaggaggctgagctggaCGCCGATGCCGAGCCAGAGGAGGCTGAGCCGGACACCGATGCCGAGGCCGAAGCCATGAGTTCCTCAAAAGAGGCCGAGGACGACCACATATCTGTCATGATCCCAAATGAAGATGCCATTACCCTAgatgttgatggtgatgatctTCTGGATACAGGTAAACATGTGAAACTTCCAGATTATGAGAAGTCCACTGATGAGCCAGAGGTTTCTGCTGAGATGGGGGCAGATGATGACATGAATGAGGAAGAGTCAGGGGCCCACAAAGATGAAGAATCCAGGGGTGAGCCCTCAAAGAAAGACGGCAGAGAGGCTTTGAAGACAGCAGAAATGGGAGATAAAGAAAAGGATTCTGGGAAGAAAGGCCCCTCGACCACAGGGGCATCAGGTCAAGCAAAGAG CTCTTCAAGAGACAGAGATTCAAGATCTACAAAAGATGAAAAGG GGGTCATAGGCGGCGGCGGTTCCTCTCGAAACGTGTGGGTGAGTGGCCTGTCTTCAAACACCAAAGCAGCTGCTCTGAAGAACCTGTTTGGCAAATATGGGAAG GTTTTGAGTGCCAAGGTGGTAACGAACGCACGCAGTCCCGGTTCCAAGTGTTACGGCCTGGTGACCATGTCCTCCAGTGCAGATGTGACGCGCTGCATCTCCCACCTCGACTGTACCGAGCTCCACGGACAGAAGATATTTGTC TCCATAAATGATCCATTCAAGAAAGAAGACTCGAAGAAGGAAGCTGAAGtgaaaacatccttcaacaaaCCCAGTGATAAGCGCACTTCCACAGCAACTAAGATGACTAATAA AATAACGCTGGCTCACAAAAAGGAAGATAAACATTTGGAAAAGGACAAAGATTTATCAAACAAACAGGAGAGCAAGAGTGGGAAATCTGAATCTTCCACATCACCACCTCCAATGAAAGACGACAGAAAGCATGGAA AGGCCAAAAGCCCAGGCAAGATGATGCCAATAAATGCTAGAAGAGATTCCTTGCTCAATATGAGACCTTTCAGAAGAGGAAGGTATTTTGATAAA ccttttgTCAATGTCGCCATACAGAGAAGACCAAAATGGCTGATCCCTCCAAAATGGTAGGGTATTATTGCTAGTAGC TTTGAGATGATGAACAAGCAGCGTCCCTTTCCTCACAAAGGCGAGGACATCTTGCCATTTGAGAAGATGAAAGAGCAAAGAATGCGCGAGCGGATGGAGCGCGTCCGTCGAGCCGCAGAAATCCGCAG GCGACGGGAAATAACCGAACGTGAACGGCGGGAGCGCGAAGAACGGGAGAACCTCCTCCGGGAGCGCCAGAGACttgagatggagagacagaagctgGAACGGGAGCgtttggagagggagaggcttgagagagagagggtcCGAATAGAGCAG GAACGGCGAAAAGAGGCTGAGCGCATATTACGTGAGCGTGAGGAGCTgcggaggcagcaggagcaacTTCGCTATGAGCAGGAAAAGAGAAACCACCTTAAACGAGGCCGTGAAATGGAGCACGG ACGAAGAGATGATCCCTATTGGAACGGCAACAAGAAGATCCAGTCGGTCACCGACGTCCGAATGCATCAAGGCAGCAACTACAGTAGACAGCAGCGGTTTTCCAGTTTCAATCCCAGGGAGAGGGGTCGCTTTCCAGCAGCCACGTCGGAGCAGCCCAACACGTATGACAG ACGGAACCGGTTTGACGGCGAGCCAGATGAGAAGAAACGGCGCCCTGCTCCCCACAGAGACAATCCTGGCTTCGAGCGCTACCCAAAGAATTTTGAATCGGTCCGGAGAACCGAGCCGCCTCATTCTTCCCGGGCTGAACTCCACGACACAGACCGccgagacagggaggagagacgGCCCGTCCCCGTACACGAACGCCACATGGGAGCCAGATCCACGATGCCGAGCATGTCGAACCGTCGCTCGTCTCGGGACGGAGAGCCCGGCTGGAAGAACGAGGGCGGCATGAACGCAAGCAAGGGAGAGATCCG AGGACCGATGCGCATGCGCACGGAACGATCGGGCCGAGATGGTCCGGGCCCCTCGGTGAGAGGAGGCCCCTCCAGCAGCCGcgggaggagcagcttcagcgaACGCGATGGAAAATCCATGACGATCAACAATCAG CCGTTCACCTCCGGTCGGCAAGTGGTGGTGGAGCGTCACAGCAGGGAGTCGGGACTGAGGAAAGAGTGGCAGGGTGGCTCCAACAGCCAGGAGAGAGCCTTCCCTGACAACCGCAGGATGGAAAGCCGGGGCAGCTTGATGGGGTCCTCCAG TCACTCCTCGTCCGGACTCAACAGAATTGTACAGATCACCAGCAACTCCATTCCCAGTGGTGGCAGCACAGGCGGGTTCAAGTCCTACAAAGGAACGCCGCGGCAGTTCTAG